The Anaerolineae bacterium genomic sequence TCGGAGTCGGTCAGGCGGAGGTCGCGTTGGGCGGCTCGGGTCAGGCCGAGGGTACGGAAAAGGCGATCGGCCTCGAAGGCAGGTGGGCCGACGATCTCGGCCAGACGGCCGTGTGCCAGCCGGCGGCTGAACTCCATCTGCCACAGGCGGTCCTGGGCGTGGACGTAGCCCTGGGCAAAGAGAAGGTCGTGCTGGTTGAGGGCATAGATGTGGGGCACTCCCCAGCGGTCGCGTATGATCTCGACGGGATGATCCAGGCCGTGGGCGGCCTCGACGCCGTCGGTCTTGGGTAGGGGGCGGCGGTAGAGGTAGCGGAGTAGGGCCGTCGCAGCGGTCAGGGCGGCCGCGATCACAAGGGTTCTAGAGTGTCTCATCGGGCCTCACTGGTGTGCGGTTGCATCGTAGGGCTGATTGTCGGGGAGGGGAGTGTGCTGTCAAGCGGGGTTGAGAGCTACAGGCAGTCCACCTGTGCCGCGTCTCAGCATGTTCTGTTGCATCGTTGGGCCGGAGCTGCTGGTGCCGGACACAGTGACAGGTGCGGGGCAGAGGCACGATGACGAAGTGCCGCCCTGCTGCTAGGGTGCTTCGCGTTCCGCTGCTGCCCTGAGGACCGTCGGCATCCCCAACCGTCTCCAGGCCGCCGCAACTCCCGCCAACCGAGGCGGTAGATGAGCCACAACACCGGCGCCCTTCTCATCGTCATTCTCGTTGCCTTCATCCTCTCCGTGTGCGCCGGCGCCTGTGGGATCCTCGTGCTCGCTCCCAGCAGCCTGGAGCCATGGGCCGGCGCACGGGCTACCGGGACAGGCCGCCACCGTGGCCGCCGACACCGCCGATTCCGACGTCCCACCCGGATACCCGGGCTTCGTGGGCGTGAGCGTCAAATCCCCCCTCGCGGTGGCGGCATTGCCTCGATCGGCCTCCCCAGATGGCTGAAGCTAAGCAGCCATCAGCTAGACAGGTGGGTGCAGGAACTGCACGCCCGGCCGGGTACGCGATCCGGCCAGGACATCCGTTGGAGATGGGTGGGGCAGGCGCAAGCCGCCATCGCCAATCAGAGCGTCACGCTCCACCTTAGCAAGGGCCGATGGGAGGAGGATGGCCGGTTACATCACCCCGAGGCGGGCGTGTCTGAGGGCCTCGGTGGCGCTCCGGTGATCAGCGTCATGCTGCCGGTGGCAGAGTGGGAGGAGGTGATCGCCACCTTCCTCGCCTCCACCCGCAGGTAGCGGCTGAGGGTCGCCAGCCGCAGGGATCGCCGGCTTCCCGCCCATCGGGACTCCGGGGCGGAGACTGGGTGAGAGGGCAGCCGACCTACCCACGCTGGACCGGGCAGGGCTCACGCCGATGACTCCGCCCGCTGGCACACGGGTGCGGCAGCTCTGGGGACGCTCTGCGCAGCTAAGGCAGGCTCTCGCAGAGCTGGCCCTCGTCCGCACTCAACGTCGCTGCTGTACCAGGGGAAGGTAGAAACGGCTCAGGATGCAGGTGCCTGGCTTGCACTTGCCCGCACTGCCAGCCTCGAATATCGCTCTCACTTCTGCTGGCGTGAGCACCCGATTGAACAGCTCCACCTCATCTACCAGGCCACTAAGAAACCTGCCCCGGAACACGTAGCTCTCGCCAATGGTCACCGGGTTCCCGTTGGGCAGTCTCTGCAGGCCCGGAATAGCGACGGTGGTCTCGAGGGCGCCGTTGACGTAGACCCGAATCTCGTGATTGGCCTCGTACGTGGCGGCGATGAAGTACCATCGCCCTGGCGTGATCGTGGTGCTCGATACCACGTGGCCACCGGCCCCAGCGCCGCCGGCCACGAAGAAGTGGAAACGATCATCGGTCTCGGCCTGGAGGTCCAGGTCCCGTCCCATGCCTGACTTGGCGACGATGGTCATGATGTGTCCTACATCAGAGGGCCGCTGGTCGAAGTACACCCAGGCATCGAGGGTGGCCTCCACGGTGGGGTCCAGGGGGTTGGGGTCCAGGTTGGCAGTGGAGTCCGGGATGAGGACGTACTGACTCACCCCGTCGAGGTGGAAGGCCTCTCCCACCCGACCGGGGGCGAACCCGGCGCCATGCTGCAGTAACCCGCCGTATCCATTCCCGGAGATGTCATCGGCATCACCGTCACCCGGCCACCAACCCACCAGGCCGGGCGGCGGGGCGACTACCTGGCTAGCCACATCGGCAGGGTCCGGAATGGGGCCCGCGGCCTCAGCGCTGAGCCAGCCACTACCGGGGCTCACCGCCGGCAGCAGAGACACGAGCAACACCAAGAGCAGTAACGCAGACGAGCCGAACCCGTGTACTGGAGGACGCGCACTGACACTGTGCCGCTCCATGTGGCCAACTCCTCCCCTTGCCCACTATGCCCCAGGACGGGAGCATCCCCTAGCGAACGTCAGGATAAGCTAGAAGGCTTGCGGACGACGACAACATAGCCAGAGAAGCCGAGACCAGCACGCCCAACCTACCGGTCAGTATAGGTCTGCTGTCTGCTCGGTCAAGCGCCGGGTCAGCATGGTCGCTCTACGCAGGGCAAGCCAGAGATTGGAGTCGCATTCGCGCAGGGCTGGCCGGGCCTGGAGGCAGGGGTTCCTCGGTACGGTTCGCGGAGGCTTATACACGTATCCTCTAGCAGCAGCCTTCCAAGGGGGAGACACCAGTGTGGGCGCACGCCCGGTCAGGGCGTCACCAACTGGCGGGAAGGTGCCGTCGGGTCGTCACTCCCGGTTCACTGCCCGGCAGCCCTAAACAGGCTGCCGCCCTCACGCCTCCCACGCTAGATCGAACCCGTTACGCTGCCGTACGATCCCGGCGCCCCCACGTCGCCCCCTCTGCCATCCGCGCCCCTGTGCCCCTCCCGCCCGGGTGACTCTATCGCATCGGGGGCCAGAGGACGGAGCTGGCCCAGGTTGGTGGCGAACAGGCTGCACTCTTCCACCCCTTCCTGCTCGAGCGTGCGCCATAGCACCCCGAAACGCGCCGCCCCGCCCCGTCTCCGCGACCATCTCCGCCCTGCCCTCCGCCCAGACGCCGTCGGTGCCGGCGGGCAGGTGAGGACCGCGCATCTCTTGTTGGTGACTGGGGCCACTCAGTCTCACGCCAAGACGCCGAGGTGACTCTGCTTGGCGTCTTGGCGTGAGCTCCCTACGCCGGGTTCAACGCCCCCTCCGACTGAGGTGCCCGCGCCGCGACGGCCGCGATGACGGCGATCAGCAGCACATTCAGACCTACCAGCACCGCCAACTCCGGCGCCACGGTGGCGAAGGTCCCGCCCTCGAGGGTGATCTCCACCAACGGCCCGATCATGTAGTAGGTGGGGAAGATTCGCCCGATCCACTGCGGTATCTCGGGGAACAGGTAGACGATGACCGGGGCGTACAGCAGTATGCCTGCCCCCTTGATCACGGTGAAGAGGGTGTTGATGTCTCTGATGAAGGCCCCCAGCAGAATGCCGACGGCGGCGGCCATGATCGCCCCCAGCACCAGCGTCGCCAGCAGGAGCAATGGCTCACCGCCCCAGGCCCGGTTGAGGACCAAAGTGACGGCCACCATGACCACGCTCAAGATCACGCCGAGGAGCCCCTTGGCCGCAAACACCTCGCCCAGCGACACCGGCGAGGTGGTGAGCGCCCGCAGAGTGCGCTTCTGCTTCTCTTCTACCAGCGTGGCCGCCGGCACCATGCCGCCGCTCAGGAACATGGCCATCATCAGGATGAAGGGCAGCAGCCGGGTCTCCCACGGGACTGCCGCCTCCCCGCCCAATGTGGTGGTCACGATCTCCACCGGCGCCTCCTGGCCGGCCAGGTCCCGGATCAGCGTCGCCAGGGTCGAGCCCAGCACCGCTCGGTTCCTGAGCGTGCTCTCTCCCCATAGGTAGGCGACCAGGCTGGCAGGCTCGCCCCGGATGATCCGCTCGTCGAAACCAGCCGGGAGGACGACGCCCAGATCGACCGCCCCCTCGGCCGTCGCCGCCCGCAACTGCGCGGCGGAGGTGTAGACCTTCACCTCCAGCGACTCCAGCGCTCGGGCCCGGGCCACCAGTTGCGAGGTGCCCTCATCGGCCAGGCCCAGGCGGGCCTTGCCCGAGAACACCGTGCCGAAAAGCAGAGAGACGACGACGGTGAGCACAATCGGCATCACCACCGCAAAGATGAACATAACGTTGCGCCACCCCTGGCTGATCTCCTTCCTCAGGAGCACGCCGATTCGCCGTAGACTCACGCGAACCTCCTTCGCAGGCTCGCCATCCCCACCCCAACGAACACGGCAGCAGACGCGGCCAGCAGGACCAGCGACGAAGCGACCTCTCCCCAGCCGGCGCCGAAATTCACCACCCGACGCACCGCGTCCACCAGGTAGTGCGAGGGCAGCAGTCGTATCCACCCCGACACCAGCCCGGGCAGAAGCACCGAAATCCCCGGGATGGCCAGCAACACGACCACTAGTATCCCCCACCCGATCACCGACATGAAATCCCGAGCTACCGACGCCACCAGGAACGCCAGCCCCGTCACCATGACAGCTCCCAGCAGAAGCGTCACCAGGATCAGCAGCGGCTCCCGCATCAGGCCACCGGTGACCGCCATCAGCAACACCGTCTGGACAAAGGCCAGGCCGGTGCCAGTGATCAGCTTCCCCAAGAACAGCCCCGGCACCGTCAGCGGCGTGACCAGCAGTGCCTGCAGAGTGCCAGCCTCCACCTCGCTGCTGATCAGGCTGGCCATCCCCAGAGTCTCCATCATGAGCACGAACACAGCGAGCAGGGGCAGCATACGGTCGCGCGGAGGCACCTGCTGACCGGCCATGTCCGGCCCCAACACCTCCTCCTGCGTCTCGATGTTCAGAGGCTCGCCCCCGATGAGGAAGGCCAGCTCCCGCACGAACATGATGTAGACCTCCCCAAACTCGGGCGGAAGGTCGGCGGTGAAGTAGAGCTGAACCGTTGGCCTCCGCCCGGCAGCGATCTGCTCCGTCATGTCCGGGGGCAGCACCACCCCTACCTGGTACTGGCCGCTGGCCACCGCAGCTCGAAGAGCTTCCTCCGAAGGCTGGCTGTCGAGGACAACCCCTTCTTCGGCCAGGGCCTCGGCCAACGCCGGTGGCATGACCGGGGCGTAGATGGCCATGGTCAATTCCTCGTCCACGGTGCGCGGCATGAGGAAGTAGGCAGCGATGTAGAACACCAGCCCCAGAACCGTGATGAAAGCGAAGAACCGGTTCCGGAAGTACAGGTTCAGGTCCTTGGCGACGACGGTGAGGACGATGCGGCCGTGGTTCACGTCAGCCTCCGGCCGGTGATGGCGATGAAGATGTCCTCTAAGGTAGCTTCTTCCGTGTGAAGGGTGATGACTCGTTCCTGCCGAAAGAGAGCCTCCACCTCGGCTGACGTCTCGGGCCGGTCTAGCACGATCTCCCGCACCGCCAGTGCCCCGTCGCCGGTGGCCACCTCGGCCCGCAGGCGGCGCTGGCCGTAGCTCTGCTTCAGGGCGTGCGGAGTGTCCAGGGCCACGATCCTGCCTTGGTTGATGAAAGCCACCCGGTCGGACAGCCGGTCGGCCTCCATCATGTCGTGGGTGGTGAGGAACACGGTGGCTCCTCGCTCCCTCTCCTCTAGGATGATGTTGCGGATAGAGACGGCCGAGGCGGGGTCCAGGCCCTCGGTGGGCTCGTCCAGGAACAGGATGCGCGGCCGGTTGACCAGAGCCCGGGCGATCATCAGGCGCTGCTTCATGCCCTTGGAGTAAGTCTCCACCCGATCCTGGCCCCGGCCGTCCAACCCCACCCGACGCAACAGCGCCCCGGCATCGAAATCCTTCACCCCGAAGAGCTTGGCGAACAGCGTCAGGTTGGCGATGCCAGACATCTGCTCGTACAGGTTGGTCACCTCGAAACAGACACCGATCTGAGCCTGCACTTCCTTGGGCCGCCGCGCCACGTCCAGCCCCAGCACCGTCGCCCGGCCCTCTTTGGGCCGCAACTGGCCAGTGAGCATCTTCACCGTAGTGGACTTCCCCGCCCCGTTAGGACCGAGGAAGCCGAAGATCTCCCCCTCGGCCACACTGAAGCTGATGTGATCAACGGCGGTGAGGTCGCCATAGCGGTAGGTGAGGTCCTCCGCCACGATAGCTGGAGTGCCCATAGTCCCTCCGATAGCCAAACCGCGAACGCGATAGAGCGGCGAAGAACGGAGCCCCCTCAAGCACGCCCAAACCAGCATCGAGACGCCGGCCAGACACACCTCGGGGGCTTTGCGCCTCCATTTATACTACTGCTCTCGTCCCTTGGCCACTGCCGGCAGTGGCTCGGGTATTGAGAGCGAGTCCTAGCTCAGGTCCTGCGCAGGACTCAGGAGGACCAGGACCCAGTTACCCTGCTGACCAGTGCGCGCCCCCTGGCGAGGGGTGTGAAGCCAGGGTCCTTTCGCGCGTGGGCGCGCGAACTCCTCGAGGGTCCTGGCTCTTTCCCCCCAAAAGGCACGCGCCCCCTACCGCGTGAATCCACAAACGCGATCAGTTCCCGCCCGATTCTGACCCCACGCACTGGCTCCCCGAGGCGCTCTAGTGGACAGGCTCTTGCGGGAGCGCCCTATTGAGGCTAGCCTACCTCTGCATCCGATAATGGAGGGTGGTGGCGATGTCACCAGAGACAGCGACCGTTCCAGGGAGACTCGGCCTGTCGGAGGAGCGCCTGGAGTTGGCCGGGCGCGTGCTGGCGGAGGCGGTGGCGCAGGGAACGGTGCCGGCCGCGGCAGCCGCCGTGCTGAAGAACGGCCAGTTCGCGCGCCTGTGGGCCGCGGGCCGTCGCTCCCCCGCCCAGGATGCCCATCCGGTGCAGGAGGACACCATCTTCCTGGTGGCTTCCCTGACCAAGCCGGTGGTCTGCGCTGGCGCGATGCTGCTGGTGCAGGACGGGTCGCTCGCGTTGGACCAGCAGGTGGCGGCACTCCTCAAAGGATTCGGCAAGAGGGGCAAGGACCGCATCACGGTGCGTCACCTCTTCACCCATACATCCGGCCTCCCCGACCAGCTGCCTAACAACGCCGAGCTTCGCCGGCGCCACGCCCCCATCGAGGAGTTCGTCCAGGAGGTGTTCTCCGTCGAGCCCCTCTTCCCCGCCGCCACCCGGATCAGCTACCAGAGCATGGGCATCCTCATGCTGGCCGAGATCGTACAGCGGACGACGGGCCAGAAGCTGCGTGACTTCCTGCGGCAGCACCTCTTTGGCCCTCTGGGCATGGACGACACCACCCTGGGCCTGCCCGATTCGGGCATGGAGCGCACCGCTCTGGTCGGCTCTCCCGACGAGCCCCAGTACGGCACCTCGGACTCCGACTGGGGCTGGAACTCGCCTTACTGGCGCGACTTCGGCGCTCCCTGGGGTGGGCTGCATTCCACCGCCGCTGACCTGGGCCGGTTCCTGGCCCACATGCTGGGAGACCTGCCCGGCCCGCTGACCCCGGCCGCGCGACAGGCTATGGTCCGCGATCACACTACCCCTATGCCGGATATCCCCCCGGAGGAGAAGCTCACTCACCGCTGGGGGCTGGGCTGGGCCCTGGGGCTGAACCAGTTCGGCGACCTGACCTCGCCCGACACCTTTGGCCACATCGGCGCCACCGGCACCGTCTTTTGGGCCGACCCGGCCACCCACCTAGCTTGCGTCTTGCTGACCAATCAGCCGGGGAGGAACAACTACCTCTTCCCTCGGTTCTCGAACGCCGTGGCGAGCGCGGTGCTGAGGGCGGCCCCGCCCCCGGCCTCGTAAACGCTGCCCATCGCCATCCTACAGGGGGCCGAATCCAACCACTTTCCTATACTTCGGCGCTTTCCTTTTTATACCTCTCCACTATACTGAGGCAGCGGATCTGCCCGGAGTAGAGGCGCGCCTGCGGCCAGCATCCGTATGTCTTCAGAGTCGCGCTCCCGCGCAGGGCCCGCCGACACCGATACCCGCGGTGGGAATCGTCCCCGGCAGCCCAGCGGTAGCCAGGAGGAATCAGATGCGGTCAAGGTCGCCTATCGGACAGATCATCGGAGCCCTGCTATTGCTGGCCACCCCGCTCCTGCTGGCGGCCGGCCCGCCGGCCACGCCGGGCATCCCGGAGGTCGCCACTCACATCGTCGTGTTCGCCGAAGGCGCCGACCCGGGGCTGGCGGCGGAGGCCCTCGCTCGGGCCCACGGCCTGGCGGTGACTCACGTCTACCGTCACGCCCTCCGGGGCATGGCCGCCGTCGTCCCCGAGGGCAGGCTGGAGGGCCTGCAACGCGACCCGCGGGTGGCCTACGTGGAAGAGAACGTCCCCGTCTACCTGGCGGAGCAGGTCCTGCCCACCGGCGTGGACCGTATTGACGCCGACCTCAGTCCCGTGGCCGGCATAGACGGGGTGGATACGCGGGTGGACGCGGACATCGCCATCATAGACACGGGCGTGGATCGGTCGCATCCCGACCTCAATGTGGCCGGGGTCACCGACTGCGCCGGGCCCAACCCCTTCCGAGGCTCGTGCAAGGACGGCCACGGAGACGACGCTGACGGTCACGGCACCCACGTGGCCGGGATCGCCACCGCCCTCGACAACGGCGTTGGCGTGGTGGGGGTCGCTCCCGGCGCCCGCATCTGGGCGGTGAAGGTGTTCAGCGACTCTGGCTCCGGCTACCTCTCCTGGGTCATCGCCGGCATAGACTGGGTCACGGCGCGAGCCTCGGATATCGAGGTGGCTAACATGAGCCTGAGCTGGGGCGGCAACGTGGCCTCGGCCCGGACCGCCATCCAGAACTCCGTGGCTCGAGGCGTGGTGTACGTGGTGGCCGCCGGCAACGGCCTGTCGGACGTCTACGGGGCTGACGGCCAGTTCGGCACCTCCGACGACACGGAGCCGGCCTCCTATCCCGAGGTAGCCACCATCTCCGCCCTCGCCGATTTCGACGGCCGGCCCGGAGGGATCACCAGCAAGACCCTGCGCTTCTCCGCCTGCACCGAGGACAGGGACGACTCCTTCGCCTGCTTCAGCAACTACAGCCGCAGCGTCGCACCCGGCAACCCGGTCACCTCGCCCGGGGCCGCCATCGACCTCATGCTGCCGGGAGTGGACATCCTTTCCACCTACAAGGGGGGCGGCTACGCCTCCATGAGCGGCACTAGCATGGCCTCTCCTCACGGCGCCGGGCTGGCCGCGCTCTACATCGCCACCCACGGCCGGGCCACCAACGCCGCCGGAGTGTACGCCATCCGCCAGGCCCTCGTAGACGCCGGCTGGAACCAGAACCACCTCTCCGGCCTCACCCTCTTCGATGACCCCGACGGCAATCCCGAACGTCTGGGCCGGGCCGAGTCCGGCGGCTCAACGCCGGTAGATCAGCCTCCCACGGTCAGCATAACCGATCCGAGCGATGGGGCCACAGTGTCGGGCGCGGTAGCCGTCACCGCCCAGGCTACAGACGACAACGGCGTGACCCAGGTGGAGTTCTTCGTGGACGGCACCAGCATCGGGTCCGACAGCGACGGCTCCAGTGGGTGGTCGGCCAGCTGGGACACCACGGCCTACACCGACGTCGCCTACACCGTGTCCGCCACCGCCACCGACACCGCCGGCCAGACGGCCAGCGACAGCATCACCGTCACGGTGGACAACAGCACCGCCCCTCCACCCTCCGACGCCATGCACGTGGGCGACCTGGACGGATCCACTACCGTCGCGGGCCGGAACTGGAAGGCCACCGTCACCGTCACCGTCCACGATGCCGGGCACGCGCCGGTCGCCTCCGCCGCTGTGACCGGAACCTGGAGCGACGGCTACTCCGGGAGCGCCTCCTGCACCACGGGGGCCGGCGGCCAGTGCAGCGTGAGCACCGGAGCCATCAAGAGCGTCCCGTCGGTGACTTTGACCGTCACCGGAGTATCGCGAGACGGCCTCACCTACGACGCCGGCTCTAACCACGACCCGGACGGCGACAGCAGCGGAACCACCATATCCGTCAACCGGCCGTAGAAGCTCGATGGAAGAAGCGGCCCGGGAAGGGGACCATGCCGGTTCCTTCCCCGGGCCGTCTGCGCGCCTTGACCTGCCGCCGCCCTCTGATAGCGTCGCACTGCCCTCGAGAACGGCCGTCAACGCGGGTCGGCCGTCTCCACTCATTCGCGCAAGGGAGGCAACATGCGAAAGGCAACGGTTCTGGGCCTGGCCCTGGCAGTGGCGCTCCTCGCCGTCGCCCTGCCGGGCATCGGCCGGGTCCAGGCCCAAGGCGCACTGGCCGGCCAGCACATCTGCCTCGACCCCGGCCACGGAGGCACCGACCCCGGCGCCACGAACGAGCCCTTCGGCCTGGAGGAAGCCGACATCAACCTGGACGTGGCCTTCGGCCTCAAGGCTCTCCTGGAGTACGACGGAGCAATGGTGGTCATGACCCGCACGGACGACCGGTATCTGACCAACAGCGATCGCTACACCTTCTGCAATGCGGAGAAGGCGACGCTGCTGATCTCGGTCCACACCAACAGCGTGAGCGACCCCACCTGGGACGGCTCCCAGACCCTCTACTTCAAGAAGGAAGACCTGGCGCTCGCCCAGGCGGTCCATCCGGTGCTGTACCAGTACCTGCTGACCGGCGCCCCGGATCAGGTCGCCTTCCGCGACCTCGGCCTCAACCAGTACGCCTCCGGGGTGCTGCTCAAGAGCGACATGCCCGCCATCATGCCCGAGCCGCTGTTCATGTCCTGCCCCGACGAAGCGCAGGAACTCACGGTCACCATCCACGCGGTGGATGCTGAGGGAGTGGCACTGCTCGACGCTACCGGTGATCCGATGCCGAACCCCGAGTGCATGGGGTGCCGGCGGGCCCAGATCGCCCAGGCCATCCACGCCGGTGTGTTGGCTTATGTTGAGAGTGGAGGAGAGGGCGGAGACGATGGCGGGGACAATGGGGGCCAGGGCGGACCACCCTGCGCCAACCCGCCCTGCCGCAAGTAGCGGGAGGCCTCGGGCTCTACCGAGCGCGAACGTGCCCGGCGCACGAGGGATTCGCCTTGCCAGCTACGGGAAGGGGGATTCGATACACCCCTCTGGCCGCCAGCCCCTCAGCGGGGGTCTTCTGCCGCCTGCGCCCTCTGCGGCGAGGCCACCGCATACGGGGGCGCGCTCCTCCGCCGGACGCGTTCATCATGAGAAGCCTACGCCTCCAGGGACGTCGTCGCCCAGGAACCACCTACTAGGTCTAGGCAGTTTCCCGCGCGCTCTCCAGCTTGCGCTTTCGACCCGAGCGCACTACCATTCCGCCACCGTTATCGCGCTACGATAACGAGTTGCGTAATCGGCCAGGCAGATGGAGAGAGACCTCTTCCTCGGGTTCGTCAAGACGCACATCCTCTACCACGCCGGCAGGCACCCGGTGTACGGTCTCTGGCTCATAGAGGAGCTATCCCACCACGGCTACCAGCTCAGCCCGGGCACGCTCTACCCCATGCTCTCCGGCCTGGAGAGGAAGGGTCTGCTGGCTCGGGAGCGACGGGTGGTGGAGGGCCGCGTGCGCAAGTACTACCACCTCACCCCTGCCGGCCGGGAGGCGCTGGAGGCGGCCAGAGATAAGGCCCTCGAGTTGGTGCGAGAGCTGCTGGAGGACGACGACGCCACCCAGCCTCCGGCACCACAGGGGCACGACCACTAGCTATGGCGCCCGCTCGGCACGGTGCGCGGACGCGAAGGACCGGGCAGTCGCTAGCCCGGCGGCTCTGGAGGGGATGACGTGAGTAGCGCCAGCGGGAGTTCATCGGTGCAGGAGCGCTCCGGCGTGCGCTCTCTGCCTCGCAACGTGTGGGCCGTCAGCCTCACCTCTTTCTTCATGGACGTCTCCAGCGAGATGGTGCTGAACGTCCTGCCCCTGTTCCTGTCCAACGTCCTAGGAGTCAAGACCAATGTCATCGGGCTCATCGAGGGCGTGGCGGAGGCCACCTCCAGCATCTTGCGCGTCTTCTCCGGCTGGTTGTCCGACCGGCTGGGCGGGCGGAAGTGGGTGGCCGTGGCCGGCTACGGTATCTCCGCTCTGACTAAGCCCTTCTTCTACGTCGCCAACTCCTGGGGCACGGTCGCAGCCGCTCGTTGGGCCGATCGCGTGGGCAAGGGGATCCGCACCGCGCCCCGGGACGCCCTGGTGGCCGACTCCATCGGCCCCAGCCAGCGGGGGTTGGCCTTCGGCTTTCACCGGGCCGCGGATACCGGAGGCGCGGCCCTGGGCCTGCTTATCGCTCTGGCGGTCATCCT encodes the following:
- a CDS encoding LamG domain-containing protein — its product is MERHSVSARPPVHGFGSSALLLLVLLVSLLPAVSPGSGWLSAEAAGPIPDPADVASQVVAPPPGLVGWWPGDGDADDISGNGYGGLLQHGAGFAPGRVGEAFHLDGVSQYVLIPDSTANLDPNPLDPTVEATLDAWVYFDQRPSDVGHIMTIVAKSGMGRDLDLQAETDDRFHFFVAGGAGAGGHVVSSTTITPGRWYFIAATYEANHEIRVYVNGALETTVAIPGLQRLPNGNPVTIGESYVFRGRFLSGLVDEVELFNRVLTPAEVRAIFEAGSAGKCKPGTCILSRFYLPLVQQRR
- a CDS encoding ABC transporter permease; translation: MSLRRIGVLLRKEISQGWRNVMFIFAVVMPIVLTVVVSLLFGTVFSGKARLGLADEGTSQLVARARALESLEVKVYTSAAQLRAATAEGAVDLGVVLPAGFDERIIRGEPASLVAYLWGESTLRNRAVLGSTLATLIRDLAGQEAPVEIVTTTLGGEAAVPWETRLLPFILMMAMFLSGGMVPAATLVEEKQKRTLRALTTSPVSLGEVFAAKGLLGVILSVVMVAVTLVLNRAWGGEPLLLLATLVLGAIMAAAVGILLGAFIRDINTLFTVIKGAGILLYAPVIVYLFPEIPQWIGRIFPTYYMIGPLVEITLEGGTFATVAPELAVLVGLNVLLIAVIAAVAARAPQSEGALNPA
- a CDS encoding ABC transporter permease, with protein sequence MVLTVVAKDLNLYFRNRFFAFITVLGLVFYIAAYFLMPRTVDEELTMAIYAPVMPPALAEALAEEGVVLDSQPSEEALRAAVASGQYQVGVVLPPDMTEQIAAGRRPTVQLYFTADLPPEFGEVYIMFVRELAFLIGGEPLNIETQEEVLGPDMAGQQVPPRDRMLPLLAVFVLMMETLGMASLISSEVEAGTLQALLVTPLTVPGLFLGKLITGTGLAFVQTVLLMAVTGGLMREPLLILVTLLLGAVMVTGLAFLVASVARDFMSVIGWGILVVVLLAIPGISVLLPGLVSGWIRLLPSHYLVDAVRRVVNFGAGWGEVASSLVLLAASAAVFVGVGMASLRRRFA
- a CDS encoding ABC transporter ATP-binding protein; this translates as MGTPAIVAEDLTYRYGDLTAVDHISFSVAEGEIFGFLGPNGAGKSTTVKMLTGQLRPKEGRATVLGLDVARRPKEVQAQIGVCFEVTNLYEQMSGIANLTLFAKLFGVKDFDAGALLRRVGLDGRGQDRVETYSKGMKQRLMIARALVNRPRILFLDEPTEGLDPASAVSIRNIILEERERGATVFLTTHDMMEADRLSDRVAFINQGRIVALDTPHALKQSYGQRRLRAEVATGDGALAVREIVLDRPETSAEVEALFRQERVITLHTEEATLEDIFIAITGRRLT
- a CDS encoding beta-lactamase family protein; protein product: MSPETATVPGRLGLSEERLELAGRVLAEAVAQGTVPAAAAAVLKNGQFARLWAAGRRSPAQDAHPVQEDTIFLVASLTKPVVCAGAMLLVQDGSLALDQQVAALLKGFGKRGKDRITVRHLFTHTSGLPDQLPNNAELRRRHAPIEEFVQEVFSVEPLFPAATRISYQSMGILMLAEIVQRTTGQKLRDFLRQHLFGPLGMDDTTLGLPDSGMERTALVGSPDEPQYGTSDSDWGWNSPYWRDFGAPWGGLHSTAADLGRFLAHMLGDLPGPLTPAARQAMVRDHTTPMPDIPPEEKLTHRWGLGWALGLNQFGDLTSPDTFGHIGATGTVFWADPATHLACVLLTNQPGRNNYLFPRFSNAVASAVLRAAPPPAS
- a CDS encoding S8 family serine peptidase; this translates as MRSRSPIGQIIGALLLLATPLLLAAGPPATPGIPEVATHIVVFAEGADPGLAAEALARAHGLAVTHVYRHALRGMAAVVPEGRLEGLQRDPRVAYVEENVPVYLAEQVLPTGVDRIDADLSPVAGIDGVDTRVDADIAIIDTGVDRSHPDLNVAGVTDCAGPNPFRGSCKDGHGDDADGHGTHVAGIATALDNGVGVVGVAPGARIWAVKVFSDSGSGYLSWVIAGIDWVTARASDIEVANMSLSWGGNVASARTAIQNSVARGVVYVVAAGNGLSDVYGADGQFGTSDDTEPASYPEVATISALADFDGRPGGITSKTLRFSACTEDRDDSFACFSNYSRSVAPGNPVTSPGAAIDLMLPGVDILSTYKGGGYASMSGTSMASPHGAGLAALYIATHGRATNAAGVYAIRQALVDAGWNQNHLSGLTLFDDPDGNPERLGRAESGGSTPVDQPPTVSITDPSDGATVSGAVAVTAQATDDNGVTQVEFFVDGTSIGSDSDGSSGWSASWDTTAYTDVAYTVSATATDTAGQTASDSITVTVDNSTAPPPSDAMHVGDLDGSTTVAGRNWKATVTVTVHDAGHAPVASAAVTGTWSDGYSGSASCTTGAGGQCSVSTGAIKSVPSVTLTVTGVSRDGLTYDAGSNHDPDGDSSGTTISVNRP
- a CDS encoding N-acetylmuramoyl-L-alanine amidase — protein: MRKATVLGLALAVALLAVALPGIGRVQAQGALAGQHICLDPGHGGTDPGATNEPFGLEEADINLDVAFGLKALLEYDGAMVVMTRTDDRYLTNSDRYTFCNAEKATLLISVHTNSVSDPTWDGSQTLYFKKEDLALAQAVHPVLYQYLLTGAPDQVAFRDLGLNQYASGVLLKSDMPAIMPEPLFMSCPDEAQELTVTIHAVDAEGVALLDATGDPMPNPECMGCRRAQIAQAIHAGVLAYVESGGEGGDDGGDNGGQGGPPCANPPCRK
- a CDS encoding helix-turn-helix transcriptional regulator; this encodes MERDLFLGFVKTHILYHAGRHPVYGLWLIEELSHHGYQLSPGTLYPMLSGLERKGLLARERRVVEGRVRKYYHLTPAGREALEAARDKALELVRELLEDDDATQPPAPQGHDH